A region from the Nostoc punctiforme PCC 73102 genome encodes:
- a CDS encoding AAA family ATPase gives MKLSNLLSTLDSQIPIAAVDVLSPDEATIIQWLTTEASSKLSCPVFFWNLGVSTLEQCLIAADGGLVFKPVAEYKRPLQSDPLLFVFDYIANFSGHGVFILGDIHPFITKNSSQLSWEILSKVKNLYHRLKPTDKRIVLLGQNIQLHESLVRLIPYCEVPLPSIDQILEHITSYLHDLQQSAREQELTFTVTLENAEFETLSRAALGLTLEEISDFLRLTVKENLTNDGVVVDADFIPKAVEYKTRLLSQMGIELGKPASIPFGGLDLLREWLTRRRRLFTVEARSLSLPQPKGVLLAGPPGTGKSNCAKNIATILNLPLLQLDIASLLGSLVGESEGNVRRALKTAEAIAPCVLWIDEIEKALSGTGDTSGVSQRILGNILTFMSESQCGVFVVATCNDPSALPSELKRKGRFDENFFVDLPTEPERVQILGIHLQRFGIHLESEYLEAIAASTAKFSGAELETLASEAALLAFDEDRPQQVTLADLETCRQTITPLAIQDAAAVERMQSWASTARRASSPAVAAKTQSLRAAKFRNMN, from the coding sequence ATGAAACTCTCAAATCTCCTCTCCACGCTCGATTCACAAATCCCGATCGCCGCAGTTGATGTCCTGTCCCCCGATGAAGCAACTATCATTCAGTGGTTAACTACAGAGGCATCGAGCAAGCTCTCATGTCCAGTGTTCTTCTGGAATCTGGGAGTATCAACCTTAGAGCAATGCCTGATTGCGGCAGATGGTGGACTGGTGTTTAAACCAGTTGCAGAGTATAAAAGACCTCTACAGTCCGATCCACTACTATTTGTATTCGACTACATTGCTAATTTTAGTGGTCATGGAGTTTTCATTCTTGGAGACATTCACCCTTTTATTACTAAGAACTCATCCCAATTGAGTTGGGAGATTTTAAGCAAGGTAAAAAACCTTTACCATCGGTTAAAACCCACAGATAAACGCATTGTCTTGTTGGGTCAGAACATACAATTACACGAATCCCTAGTCAGATTGATTCCTTATTGTGAAGTCCCTTTACCTAGTATTGACCAAATACTTGAGCATATCACTTCCTATTTGCATGACCTACAACAGTCTGCTAGAGAGCAAGAATTGACTTTCACTGTTACGCTAGAAAATGCTGAATTTGAAACTCTTTCTCGTGCAGCGTTGGGTTTAACTTTAGAAGAAATTAGTGATTTCCTTCGCTTAACAGTCAAAGAAAACTTAACTAATGATGGTGTCGTCGTTGATGCTGATTTCATTCCCAAAGCTGTCGAGTACAAAACTCGGCTACTGTCTCAAATGGGTATCGAGTTGGGTAAACCAGCTAGCATACCATTTGGCGGACTTGACTTATTGCGCGAATGGCTGACTCGTCGGCGACGGTTGTTTACTGTCGAGGCGCGAAGTCTTAGCTTACCCCAACCAAAGGGTGTATTGCTGGCTGGCCCACCCGGAACAGGAAAATCTAACTGTGCCAAAAACATTGCAACTATACTGAATTTACCTCTCCTACAGCTAGACATTGCATCCCTGTTGGGCAGTCTGGTCGGTGAGTCTGAGGGGAATGTCAGACGGGCTTTAAAGACTGCCGAAGCGATCGCACCCTGCGTCCTGTGGATTGATGAAATAGAAAAAGCACTTTCGGGAACTGGTGACACGAGTGGAGTCTCACAGAGGATTCTGGGCAATATTCTCACGTTTATGTCGGAATCACAGTGTGGTGTGTTTGTCGTGGCAACTTGCAATGACCCCTCTGCACTGCCAAGTGAGCTAAAACGGAAAGGCCGCTTCGATGAAAATTTCTTTGTTGACTTGCCCACAGAACCTGAGCGTGTACAGATTCTGGGGATTCATCTACAACGTTTTGGCATTCACCTGGAATCCGAATATCTTGAAGCGATCGCAGCTTCCACCGCGAAATTTTCCGGTGCTGAATTGGAAACGCTAGCATCTGAAGCTGCTCTGCTGGCATTCGATGAGGATAGACCGCAGCAGGTAACACTTGCTGACCTCGAAACCTGTCGTCAAACCATTACCCCGCTTGCGATTCAGGATGCTGCGGCGGTGGAACGGATGCAGAGTTGGGCATCCACTGCACGACGGGCTAGTAGTCCTGCGGTTGCAGCGAAAACTCAATCTTTGCGTGCTGCTAAGTTTCGGAATATGAACTGA
- a CDS encoding DUF2997 domain-containing protein: MERSILIHFDNATGEVRVEAEGFKGLTCLSATQPFEEALGVVSESDRTFKDEAQTQQLRTTSTYQTRLRQ, translated from the coding sequence ATGGAACGCTCAATACTGATTCATTTTGACAATGCTACAGGTGAAGTTCGAGTGGAGGCGGAGGGATTCAAGGGTTTGACTTGTTTATCGGCTACGCAACCATTTGAAGAAGCACTTGGAGTTGTCAGCGAGAGCGATCGCACGTTTAAGGACGAAGCCCAAACCCAACAGCTTCGTACAACTTCAACTTACCAAACCAGACTCAGACAGTAA
- a CDS encoding DUF1257 domain-containing protein translates to MSHFSTVKTKLTNRECLVQALQDLKLNPQVHQTAQPLKGYYGGSQGQSAEIIVSGRTIKARADIGFKWNQSSGVYDVIHDSYETVPKLGQDFFSKKLMLAYGQRMVRAKAAELQERFGECAIAESTKGTVQTLRLTFAGHQEVKQFARR, encoded by the coding sequence ATGTCACACTTCTCAACCGTTAAAACCAAGCTCACCAACCGGGAATGTCTGGTACAAGCTTTACAAGATTTGAAACTGAATCCGCAAGTACACCAAACAGCACAGCCACTAAAAGGATACTACGGTGGCTCTCAGGGGCAAAGTGCTGAAATCATTGTATCTGGTCGTACCATAAAAGCCCGTGCAGACATCGGTTTCAAGTGGAATCAGTCAAGCGGCGTGTACGACGTAATACACGACAGTTATGAAACAGTTCCGAAATTGGGACAAGACTTTTTTAGCAAGAAACTAATGCTGGCTTATGGACAACGAATGGTTCGCGCTAAAGCTGCCGAGTTGCAAGAAAGGTTTGGTGAATGTGCGATTGCTGAATCAACTAAAGGAACTGTGCAAACCCTACGCCTAACCTTTGCTGGACACCAAGAAGTTAAACAATTTGCACGGAGATAA
- a CDS encoding four helix bundle protein, with amino-acid sequence MNQQFSIADRTKALAIRIVKACTFLDEKPGVCRTLSKQLLRSATSIGANVREAQSAQSDKDFLSKLEIALKEERETEYWLEILIESELVEKNKFETLLQETREVGKILVASTRKIKDKINKLN; translated from the coding sequence ATGAATCAACAGTTTAGTATTGCTGATAGAACGAAAGCTTTGGCAATAAGAATAGTTAAAGCTTGTACCTTCTTGGATGAAAAACCTGGAGTTTGTCGAACATTATCAAAACAGCTACTCCGAAGTGCTACTTCTATAGGTGCAAATGTTCGAGAAGCCCAATCTGCCCAATCTGATAAAGATTTTCTTAGTAAATTAGAAATTGCACTTAAAGAGGAGAGAGAAACAGAATATTGGCTAGAGATACTAATAGAGTCCGAACTAGTTGAAAAGAATAAGTTTGAAACCTTACTTCAAGAAACTAGGGAAGTTGGAAAGATTCTAGTTGCATCTACTCGAAAAATCAAGGACAAAATCAATAAGCTAAATTAA
- a CDS encoding helix-turn-helix transcriptional regulator, whose product MKLSYVSRFTWDEETAQRLRKLRGKTSRDKLAIQAGRSNTFIQNLEWANPGNRPESISKEDAFAICNALNVPIWKLFPALVINPESLQEICKTLLT is encoded by the coding sequence GTGAAACTGTCCTATGTATCTCGTTTTACTTGGGATGAAGAAACAGCACAGCGATTGAGAAAACTACGGGGTAAAACTAGCCGAGATAAATTAGCGATTCAAGCTGGTCGCAGCAATACTTTTATCCAAAACCTTGAATGGGCAAACCCTGGAAATAGACCAGAATCAATTTCCAAAGAAGATGCGTTTGCTATTTGTAATGCGCTTAATGTACCTATTTGGAAGTTATTTCCAGCGTTAGTAATCAATCCTGAAAGTTTACAAGAAATATGCAAAACTCTATTGACATAA
- a CDS encoding thermonuclease family protein, whose protein sequence is MVFKFRLIGVAALLLAQTALPVFANNLTATVVSVGDGDTIRVRTGNKTVTVRLACIDAPEMKQNPWGQQSSARLKQLLPVGQGITLRAIETDKYKRLVAEVFVENRSVNLKMVQEGQYESLSSVSQRLSTI, encoded by the coding sequence ATGGTTTTTAAATTTCGCTTGATTGGTGTTGCGGCTTTGCTTCTAGCTCAAACGGCGTTACCCGTATTTGCCAACAATCTTACCGCTACAGTTGTAAGCGTAGGTGACGGTGACACCATACGGGTGAGAACTGGTAACAAAACTGTAACAGTCCGCCTTGCTTGCATTGATGCACCAGAAATGAAACAGAATCCTTGGGGTCAACAATCATCTGCAAGACTTAAACAATTGCTGCCAGTGGGACAAGGAATTACCCTACGTGCTATTGAAACTGACAAATATAAGCGCTTGGTTGCAGAGGTGTTTGTCGAGAATCGCAGTGTCAATCTCAAGATGGTGCAAGAGGGACAATATGAAAGTTTATCGTCAGTATCTCAAAGGCTGTCCACAATCTAA
- the infC gene encoding translation initiation factor IF-3 — protein MCNIWESNVIAIPKQLINSQIKSPQVFLIDHENNNRGLTDTNEALQLAESLELDLVLVSEGKEAPVAKILNYGKLQYQKKKRQAQSARPVVKEVRFGLNIGVADYKLRIEQAVGWLSKGDSVKFAVRLRGREHQYRDQAGELLDRVVSDLNSVGKVQSLDKRSLIALIIPA, from the coding sequence ATTTGTAATATCTGGGAGTCAAACGTTATCGCAATTCCAAAACAATTAATAAACTCGCAAATCAAGTCACCCCAAGTTTTCTTGATTGACCATGAGAATAATAATCGTGGTTTAACCGATACCAATGAAGCATTACAGCTAGCCGAAAGCCTAGAGTTAGACCTAGTGTTAGTGTCTGAAGGAAAAGAGGCTCCAGTTGCAAAGATTCTGAATTATGGCAAGCTTCAGTATCAAAAGAAAAAGCGTCAGGCACAAAGTGCTAGACCAGTAGTAAAAGAAGTTCGGTTTGGTTTGAATATAGGTGTAGCTGATTATAAGTTACGTATTGAACAAGCAGTTGGGTGGTTGAGTAAAGGTGATTCGGTGAAGTTTGCCGTTCGTTTACGAGGTCGAGAACATCAATATCGTGACCAAGCTGGAGAACTACTAGACCGGGTTGTAAGTGATCTCAACTCTGTAGGAAAAGTTCAATCACTTGATAAGCGTTCACTAATCGCTTTAATCATTCCTGCCTAA
- a CDS encoding FAD-binding domain-containing protein, whose protein sequence is MHLLWFRRDLRLTDNEIVTSSSGNDARVLPFFIIDPWFYTWADVGTARVRFLFESLEKLNSNLQKLSSRLYLFEGNSTGIVQELTRQLTERGYKPKLFFNRDVQVEYGINRDKTIVDFYKQLNLDYHIGLNNFLQSAEQRDEWVNEYYTYQRQSQYKTPAIINTPQITLNLPQLTFEELKQKYHRFWAVEKVYFPGGETQAQAQLDSFLKKRYYGYHWKLSRPMLSQLGATSHLSPHLTFGTISTRTVYQSTKALAEQLKTQPKAEFSLKAFRDRLRWHDSFTQRLYFHPEIAYTNRYREFDKLYTPETLSGAKQELYQAWQQGMTGFPLVDASMRQLQTMGWMNFRMRAMCATFLTINCGVSWHHGAKHYMNYLVDGDLAIDNWQWQMQAGVTNPLSDTFRIYNPSKNIAEKDPLGVNIAKLSPGAR, encoded by the coding sequence ATGCACCTTCTATGGTTTCGTCGAGATTTGCGTTTAACTGATAACGAAATTGTCACCTCTTCATCTGGTAACGATGCAAGAGTTTTGCCATTCTTCATTATTGACCCTTGGTTTTATACCTGGGCTGATGTCGGGACTGCTAGAGTCCGGTTCTTGTTTGAGTCTTTGGAAAAACTCAACTCAAATCTGCAAAAGTTAAGTAGTCGGCTGTACTTATTTGAAGGTAATTCTACAGGCATCGTGCAAGAGTTGACTAGACAGTTAACCGAGCGAGGATATAAACCCAAGCTTTTCTTTAACCGTGATGTACAGGTAGAGTATGGTATCAACCGGGATAAAACTATAGTTGATTTTTACAAACAGTTAAATCTTGATTATCACATTGGACTAAACAACTTTCTGCAATCAGCAGAGCAACGTGACGAGTGGGTTAACGAATACTACACCTATCAAAGACAATCCCAGTATAAAACACCAGCAATTATTAATACGCCTCAAATCACACTCAATCTACCACAGCTAACATTTGAAGAACTTAAACAGAAATACCATCGCTTTTGGGCAGTAGAAAAAGTTTATTTCCCAGGGGGTGAAACACAAGCACAAGCTCAACTGGACTCATTTCTCAAAAAAAGATATTACGGATACCATTGGAAGCTTTCTCGCCCAATGCTCTCACAGCTTGGGGCAACATCTCATTTATCACCACACCTGACTTTTGGGACTATTTCAACTCGCACTGTTTACCAAAGCACTAAAGCCTTAGCAGAACAATTAAAAACTCAACCCAAGGCAGAATTCTCCCTCAAAGCATTTCGAGACCGTTTGCGCTGGCATGATAGTTTTACACAGCGACTCTATTTTCATCCAGAAATTGCTTACACTAATCGTTACAGGGAGTTTGACAAATTATATACCCCAGAAACATTGTCAGGAGCAAAACAAGAATTGTACCAAGCTTGGCAACAAGGAATGACAGGCTTTCCCTTAGTTGATGCCAGTATGCGGCAACTTCAAACAATGGGCTGGATGAATTTTCGCATGAGGGCAATGTGCGCCACTTTTTTAACTATCAATTGTGGGGTTTCATGGCATCACGGAGCTAAACACTACATGAACTATTTGGTCGATGGAGATTTAGCAATTGATAATTGGCAATGGCAAATGCAAGCTGGTGTAACTAATCCACTTAGTGATACTTTTCGGATCTATAATCCATCAAAAAATATTGCCGAAAAAGACCCACTAGGGGTAAATATAGCGAAGCTGTCACCAGGGGCAAGATAG